The Lagopus muta isolate bLagMut1 chromosome 6, bLagMut1 primary, whole genome shotgun sequence sequence tcttctcctccagTTCTCTGCACTGGTAGCACAAaacctgctgctttttgcagccCGAAGTGGCAAAATCTCCCTCGACAGCCTCAAAGCTGCCAAAGCACCGGGCTGATAGATGTCCTGGGTCTTGGCTTGGGTAAACCCTGCTGAATGACAGCACCAGCTGCCTGGAAGGAGTAAATCACATCAGCTCTGTCCTCTGGTCCTCAAATTACTCTTTTATTGCCCAGTTGCTGCCACGTGTTAAAGCTGCAGTGACCTTCCAACCACCAAGAGCTGTGTTTGAGGGAGCGGCAGCAAATCATGGGGCAACAGGATGCCATGCTGGGGTACAGACCAGCTCCTCCAGGCCCTCTCCAGAAACACCAGACCCTCCCCATTTCCTCAAGCTGACACCAACAGCGGCAAGAGATGCATGCGGGGGTCAGGGTGCTTCTCCTTCAACTTTTCCTTTGTGGCTCAAAAAATTGGTTACAAAACTCTGAAGAATAACAGAGACTGCCCTTGTCTGACAAACCACTTCGGAGAGCTCCAAAGGAGAAAATTATCTCTGTCATTTTCCCCATACAGGTCACAAGCTAATTCCCAGCCCAGATGGGGCTGAGAACTGCCAGCGAGACGAGCGAGTTATGCAAACATCCGAAGGCAGCAGTGAAGTGTCTGCCAGGAGCAGAAGCTGAACAGTGGTGAGGTGCCTCGCTGTCCGCCACAGCAGCTCCCGTCTCTGTTTTGCCTCATGGGAAAACCAAGCAGAATTCAGCTGGCATTGAACCACTCCAATGGACTGCTGCAGagggtgctgcagtgctttcacACCCTACATCTGTCCCACAGTGTGACAGCTTACTATGCCAGCTCTGCCACCAGAAAAACCCTGCTTagtccctgccctgctcccatcTCCCAGCATCACACCCCCAACACCTCCCCCTGCCCTCGTTGCTCTTTGGCCAAGCGACTGGGACTCACGTGAAGGCAAAGAAGAGGGTGGTGGCTCCCACTAGGAAGATGGCAGCAGCTGAGACCGGAACGTATTTGCTGGGTTTGAACCTCTTTCCAGATGCTGCTGGCATGTTGGAGCTCTGGTGGGGAATCTGCCCTGCAGCATAGCCCAGGCCCAGCTGGAGTCAAAGCAAGGCGAGAAGGGCAGGGGAGACGGAAGGGGCCAAAGCACAACCCAAGCCTCCTGGGTCACTCCTGGAgcaggctctgagcagagcaggctgtctGCAGAAGTCCACTGCGGTCTCCGGAGCAAGAGGCCCTGAGGAGTCCACGCTACTCTCTGCCTTGCGAGAGTTCAGGGGTGCAGGGAGGGAGActtaaaaccattaaaaaattCAGCACAGAGAACTGGATTGGATTTAAAACAGCTGTTGGAGCAGGAATGCTGAGAGCCCTTGAGAGCATGCAAAAAGCAGCTCCCCGTACAGCTTGCAGCAGCCACCAGACACGAAGGTAAGCTTTCCGTGCTGGGACAGGAGCAAGGCAAGAAGCACAATGCGTGAGAGCACCCTGGGAAAGAGCAAGATAGCGGTAAACTTCTTGCAAAAAGCCACTCAGGGAAACCACTTCTCCTTTTCAATCTGATATCCACAGCCCCCTCCGGCCGCTGTCTCACAAGCGATCTGCCCAGCTtccttgcagtgctgtggtgcctcctcctcctccctggaGGCGGTACAGAAGCACTCTCCCTGATTTCACCAGAATCTAGGCTGGCTGCCTGGCGGTGgccatttaattttatttatttctctttgactGTTAAAGCCGAGGAACAGCTGGTGCAAGGTTGAGCTGTAAATCCTTTCTTTGAGAGGGGGGCTGGAGGGGAAGGTCCAGTGGATTGTGCGTTTTCACCCTCTTCCTACTTGTTCCTTTCTCCTGACCCTCTGGGCCTTTCCACAGGCTTCACTGTTGTTGTGAATCAACAGGAATTGCACCAAATCTTCACTGTGGCAACCattcctgagcagcacagcagcagagatctgAAGGAACGCTTTCAGGGAGGGCTTTTATACCCCCAAAAGACAAGTGACGGTGGAAGCAATGCTGTAGAAGTCTGTACAGCCCATGGCCCAAGCAGTGTGGGGGCAGGTCTCAGTACATTCCAAACCACTCCATTTTTACTGAATGGAGGAGAGGTAAAGTTGCTCTTCATTAATCCATTTGTTCGCTCAAAAAACTCAGGAGCATTGAGAATGCCACACCTCACCTAAAAAAAGAGGACAGAAGTAAATTAACAAGAGAAACAATCGtgtaaaaatactgaaacaccACCAAGCTGTCCAGAACAGTGAGAATGCATTTATGTGAGGAAGGAAACAATCAGGAAGATGCAGAACCCTGTTGCAGGCGACTTCCAAGCCCAGCTCTGACAGCCCGATGCCACAGCCCAAGGCCTGTCACATAACATTGGCGTCCCTCATCACATCTGCAAACCTGCAGTGAGAGGAGGCTGTAATTAGCAAAGATCCAGCCAGCCACCTCACAGCCCAACCCTGAGGCCCTCTGCACTCCATTCACTGCAGAGAAACCCAAACTAAGCAACATACCCAGGACTGCACAGGAAGTCTGCGCTGAGCCTGGAATAAGATTAGGGACCGTAAGACTGCTTGCCTTGTACCTTTCTACAGTTGTAACTCCAGTTCTAATGCTGCAAAACGCCTGCTGCCTCGAGGTGAAGGGGCTAATCAGAGGCTTACAGAGCCGATATTTGGGTGGagacagcaggaggaagaggcagcTGGAATCTCATCCTCTTCCCCCTGAGGGCACAAAGCAGAGAAGCCAGTGGAGAACACTAGGGAAGGGATTCTGAGGGCCAGGTTCCCACCAGAGAGCCCTGATGGCTTTATGGTGCCCTCAAGAGTGTCACCTGATTGACAGCAAGGGTGTAGGTGGGAGTGTCAGATTGCTGCGAGGCAAAACATAGGGGAGAATGTACCTTCCTGAGAACTGAAGGAGGCACCAACCAGCCCCAAGCACACTTGAACCCAGTGCAGCTCAGGGAAGAGCTGGGCACAGCTTCTATTTCATTGACTTACTGCTAGAGCCCCTGCTGGGCCATTTGTCACATACTCAGTGCCTCGGTGTTCCATCATGAGGTCTCCATCAGCCCACTGACCACCAGATACAGAGCCATAATGACCCTCTTCTCCTCCCAGATCTTTTTCTTAGGGGTAGATGTAAATTCCGAATGCTGACCAAGCACTCAcgcaggctgagagaactgtgGCACAAAATTAAGGACACAAGTAGTTCATGACAAGAACTTACTAGGCTTAGATAACTCAGTCCCAATGCAAGGCGTCAGCCAGCGGGGCTGACTAACCGAGGCACCACTCCCACTGCAAAAGGCCCTTCTTTAGCAGAAACTTTTGAAACCAACTTTCTGGCTTTGTGATCGAGAGAGAGGaaagccagcacagcacaacaggaGCACAGTGCCCCAAATCTGCTGGCTGGAAGCCCTGCTCTCACCTCCGGGCAGCCGGCCGCAGCGGCTCTGCGGGTGGGCGGGCAGCAGTCCTGGAGATAGGCTACCCCCAAGTTGAAAGATGACATCACTGCTAATTGCTTTAGCAGAAACCATCTGTTAACGTGCTCCTCAGCTGTAACAGGACACCCCAGCCCTTTGAAAGGCTCCGCCATGAGAACAGCCACACCTCAAATCCAAACAGATACTCGCAGATTTAAGTTTGCCCCCATGCTACTCCTCACCTCTCCATCCCATTCCTTACGCAGAGCGATCTCCTTGTCCAAAACACTGTCCACAAACATTCCCCTTGAAGCCTGCCCCAGTTCAAGGTCCTGCTCAGCTCCAACCCTTTCCAAGGCACCTCCTAATGACAGGTGCATACATTAAAGGGCTCCAACTCCTCTCACAGGGAGAGTCGGCACACGGTGGCATTTGCAAAGGTCCACGTGAGAGCTCAGCTCAGTGCAGAAAGGAACATCAGGCAGTGCTGGAGCGAGCTCCCCACATCAGTGCAAGAGTaaagacagaaatacagaacatcccgagttgaaagggacccaaaacaatcactgagtccaactcctagCTCCAAAACTCAAGCCCTATGTTTGAAAGTATTGTCCAAAGGCTCCTTGAGTTCTAGCAGCTTGGGTCTATGAGCACTGCCACGGggagtctgttccagtgcccagaCACACACTGGTGAAGAATCTTCTCTTTATGTGCAAACTACAGCTTGGGCACCTGCATGTCCTGACCACCAGGCAAGAggtccaaccctcctgcagcctggaatgTTTGGTTGacatctgaaatgctgtgtGGCATGGCACTGCAGGCTGGTATCTCAGCTGTGTAATTTTAAAGtatcttcttctcttttcttgggGCTAAACGATAGCAACACTTGACCGTTTCTGTCACTTACCCTGACACCCTGGAGTAACACAAACCTCTTTGCAGGATCCACCCTGCCTTTCCACAAATTATACCGATTCAGACCACATTCACACCAACTTCCCCAAACAGACAATCTCTTACTATACCTCTTATCCAGCAGTCCTGCAATCTGCCCACTCCCAacctctcctttccctttccaaacCTTTTATCCTCACTGCAACTCACCTGAGGAACGTATGTGCTCTACTCCCACCCTAATCCTTTCTCTGCCGcttccagcccagcagctcctcccttCCACGCTTCTCAGGACCTGCCCtactccttcctcctcccagtCAAGCTTTACTAGGCTTGTGTGTCACAGATTACTCcattttccctctcctctgGTGTTTCTACCTGTTTTCCCAACCTTAGCACCTCTTCCTCTGccgtgctttttttttttccccggttcctcttctccagcacaACCCCAGGCTTCCCGCTCCCAAAGGAGAGTCTAGGGTTCACAAGTCAGCCACTGCCTTACTGATACTCCCGTCCCACAGATGGCTTTACTGCCTGGCAAGggctcagctgctccctgagcTTGTCCCATTGCCCCAGTTTCCCTGCACCCGTATTCTCATTCCCCATTTATGTACTTCCATTCACGTGAGGGGCTAACTTCCATCTCCCCTCGCCTCAGTTTCTGAGGACTTTACTTaatcctgctttcctttcctcaggATATTTCCAAACGCCACCACTGCCACCTTCCACTTCTTTTTCAGTGCACACTgccttttcttcagctgagaACCTGATGAGTCTGACTCCGATTTCCACTTCTGCCAGCACTCACTCCTTGAAGCGCTGtgctcttcctctccttcccaccATTTCCCCATCTCATCGCTTTCCAGAAACCCATCCACATACAGCCTGAACAGTTTGTGTTGCTTTGGGGCTTGATCTTTCCAAAGAATCAGATGGGACAAGGAAACACTCCTCACCATGCTCCACGCTGCCAACAAGCAGTTCCTCTAAGCTCTCCCAGCCCTGAAGAAGGAAGCGCACACCTCAACGTGACAAGGTTCCCCGACACTGCCTTTCATCACCACGCAGGGAAAGGAGCTGGCACAGAACAGAGAGAGTTCACTCTCAGTTATGAGCTCCAGCGGTGCGTCAGCTGCCTCCCTGCCCCAAACCAGTCCTGTTGAGTTTCCCCTGCACGGGTCAAACAGACAAACAATTCCTTCCGAGTGATGCAAGTCCCAGTCAGGGCAGATCTGGGACGACACAAAGACAAGATGTACTCTACCCATTCCCACCTTGTTTTCATTGCCTGCACCCAAGACATGCATGGAGCAGGTGGCCCCAGGGCTGGCTCTGTAGTCCGGAGCCTTGGCACCTTCTATTCACGGGATGAGAAACATGTCCCAGCCAGCTCccctcagcactgagctcaCTGCACAAACCCCACACAGCAAGAAGCCAAGAGGTATTCGTGAAACACAGACAACAGCCCAGGCAGCAGTTGCTGAGATGCAGGCAGCAAGGGAAAGCAAAACCAtcagagcaggcagccagcacgGCTGGCAGCCCCTCAGTGCTTATCTCCGGCCTTGCTTACATTGCTCCTGTTCCTCCCCTGCCCATCTCAGCGGTTTACACGGGATTAGCCCCATTTTGCGGACAAAGCAGGGAAGAACAGCATCTCATCCAATGTGTCCACACCTTCCTGGATGCACAAACCCAGCCCTCCCACCACCAGTGCTcagaggcagcagccagcagaagaaacaaggggtgcagcaggagaagggTGAACGCCCCAAAAAGCCTTGTCTAAAACCTCCCGTTGGAGACCTTTACTCCACCCAGTTACCTCCTGCCTGACCTCAGGAACCATGAGAACAAAGTCCTCTGCTAAGGAACAACGCCTCGCTGGAGGTGATGATTAGATTAAGCCCGCTAAGTTGATCAACCTCCTCACTTCGATCTAGACAAGGCTGTAGTCATGTTTTATAGCCTAGAAAAGATCAGTGCAGGAAGGATGATCCCACAGACAACCCAATTCAGATATGTAGCAGATCAAAAGGTGGAAGCTGGGGAGAAATCACATCCTAGGGAGCCACCAGCAAGCGACACCAGGAAGGCAGAATCTCTCCCCCTAAACCAGCGAGATGAGCAGGGTACAACGGTGAGATTTTGCTCTCATCTCAAGGAGATGCAACAGAATCCTCAGCTGCAATAACTTGGGATTAACACATTTCACATTGATAATTTGGAGCTGCTTAGCAGTAGCCAGGCTGAAcaactgccagcacagcccattACATCACCAACACTGGAGAACGTTGAGTGGAAGTGTGTTTCGAGGAGGAATTTCACTCTGGATAAGGCAGCAGCACATGGGCCGGGGCTCTGCACCCAGAGAGCAGCCTTCAACTTCTGCTCACTGACAGGCCACAAGAACCAAACCCTGACACAGgctttttaaaactgaagttgaCGAGATGTTCTCAGAAGTACCGTCAGCACAAGGAGAGCCCCAGCTCCAGATGAGAGCCTGCAGgaaggctctgtgctgcaggccactgctgtgctggtgtcCACTCCTCAAACACAAACCCTGCCCACCCTCACAGCACTCAGGAGCATGACTGCATTCTGTTATCCCACCGTCCAGCCTCCGTGCCTGCCCAAATTCCTCAACAGCACCATCCAACCCTCCAAAGCAGCTCTGGGCTCCCAGCACCAGAAGGACATGGGGCTGTCAGAGGGGAAGCCTCACGGATGCTGAAAGCTATGAGGAGATGGGCTCagtcagcctggagaagagaaggctctggggaaccTCGCCGTGGCTTTCCAGCACACAAAAAGGCAAcgggaaagctggggaggggctTTCACAAGGACAGAGAGTGAATGAACGgtaatagttttaaactaaaagaggggggCTCTGAATTAAGTGTAAGGACGAAAATCTTTACTCACAGGGCAGTGATGCACCGGCACAGCgacccagagagctgtgggtgccccatccctggaggcgccCCAGGCCGGGCCGGATGGGCCCCGGGCAGTCTCACCGGGCTGCTACCGAGCGTCCCTGCCTATGAAGGGGGTGGAACCGGATGGGCCGTAAGGCCCGCTGCCCCCGGCCGTACTATCGCTCCGCGGCCCCGCGGGCACGGAAGGACGCGGCGAACTCACTGAGACGCCGCGCGGAGCCGGATCGGCACTGCGCCCGGGCCCAGGAGGAAGCGGCTCCCACCTCGCCCCGCCATGCCGCACCACCGGCGGGGCGGAGGCCGCGGGCCGGCGGGGCTCCGGGCGCCGCGGAGAGGCCGCGCTGCCAGGCGGCGGGCGGGGGCTCGGAGGCGGTCCCGGGGCAGAACGCAGCCGGGGCTCCGGGGCCCTACGGCTACCGGGGGCGGGGAAGGGCCAGCAGCCCTGGGAGGAGGCGGGCGCGACGGGAGAGGGAGCGAGGACGGCCCGCGGTACTCACCGGCACGCTACGGCGCGGCCCGGGCGGCGCCCAACGCTACCGGGCACGAAGCGGCGGCGGCGCTCGGCGGCTGGGCACGACGTCAGAGTTGCGCCTGCGCGCCCCGCCCCGTCGGCCGCGCGTCCCGCCCGCCGCTCTTCATTGGTCGCCATCTGGGGAACAGCCTGGAAGGAGCGAGGAAGGGCGCGGCGCGCATGCGTGAAACGGGAAGTGGCCGTGCGCATGCGTCATCAGGAGGGTGGGCGCACGTGCACCGCAGACCGCATGCGCGGCGCTTCCTGCGCCCGGAGGGGATCTGAGCGCTGTGTGCTGCGGGGCGAACCCGTGGGACGAGACaggagcccagcccagcccgTGCGTGTCCGCGGAGCGGAGGAAAAGGAGCGTCTTCCGCCCTGCTTCGCTTTGACCGATGGTCTTCCTGTGATAGGCCTGGGGTTCCTGTTCAGCATCCACGGGGGTGGGTGGTCAGCACCCGGGGCCAATCCTTCCATCCTGCAGCCGAGACAAAAAGCAGGAAGCACCACGGAGCCAAAGGGCAGCGAGATTTAATAACAAACTttacaaaaagataaaaacgAGAGGCAGCCTCCTGTGCCGCTGGCACAAGGGCACAAACCCAGGGCCTGAAAGCTGCTGGGCAAAGCAAGCGCTGGGCTACACGCATGgacatccccatgtgtcccctcTGCCCAGGActccctgccccatccctgctggaGCTACTTCAGGTCCATGAAGCGGATGTCCATGATGAGAAGGAAGTTCTTTGGCAGTGGGCGAGGGGCAGGCGAGAGCACAGTGAACACCTGGCGTTCCAGGTCTACCCCAGTGACCACAATGAAGCCAGCCACGCTGGTCTCTGAGATGTTGTCATCGGGGCTGTCGGCCATGCTGACGCTCAGCAGGTGGTGCACCATGTCCCGCCCTGGCGTCACCGGCACCAGCTTCAACTGGTTGTCCTCCTGCGACATGCCCAgtggcaggcaggagtcagggATGGTGGGAGCCCCTACTTTGTAGATCTTAACATCAGAGAATTTGACGTCAAAGGCATGGGGGTAGAAGCAGCCCCGGAAGCCATAGAAATATTCCCTGATGCGGTCATCTCGGCACTCCCGCCGGAAGTCCTTGGAGCGCTCCACCACCCCGCCAGATTTGGGGAGCAAAACGGTGCGCACAAAGTGGGGCAGGTCCCTCTTAAGCTCGTTGTAGAGCCGCTCCTGgtccagcaccaccaccacatCTACCTCAAAAGCTGAGGCAGCATGCACCAGAGCCTGGTAGCCCGAGCCCTTCACCCAGCCACATGTGTTGATGACGCAGCCACTGACCGATGCACGGCGGTTCACTTCACATCGCTGGTTGAAGACATCAGCCAGGCGGGATGTGATCTGCAGGCAGATATTGGGACATGAGGATAAAGTACGTGAGGTTGAGAGGGATGTTTCTGTTCCCAAAAGACATCAATACAGCTGGAGGCCATGTGATGAGGACCAGTCCAATGATAGGCAATGCTCCTAACTCACTCAGCAGGTTTATTAGGTGCTAAGAGGCAGAGGCAATGCCTGGGCCATGGGAAGCCACTTTGGCTGAAATCCTTCCTTGACCACCCCTCAGTGATAGCCATAAAGGGGCAGCAGCCACATTCAGTGCTGAAGCTGTCCATAAAGCACGTTAAATGAGTGCACTGGGGCTGAGGGCAACCTTCAGCCAAAAAAAGGGCTTCTAGCCATCACCAAACTGCAGGCAGAGGACACGAGGCATTTGGGCCAGCTTTTTACCCTTCATGTTTTTGTTGGACCTCAGTGCTTAACTTAGTATTGCACCATGGTTTTATAGAACAATAGGACTAGATGGGCAATCCCTAACTCACAGGGGCAGGCAGGACTCCTTGGAGGCTCCACCCTGCTCCAAGCAGGGCCAACCACAAGATGACAGGGACTCCATGCACTCACCTTGTTGTAAAGCTTGATGTTTGTGCCAGGTGTGGTGGAGCCAAAGTGGTAGACCAGCGGAGCCTGCAGGGAGAAGCCCTCCTCCACATCAGCCGGCCGCTCGATGTAGAGGGCACCCATGGTGCCAGGGATGGAGACGGAGCCCTGCCCCACGTCCAGCTCCACAAAGGTGGGCCGGCGCCCCAGGCGTACAGCATAATTCAGCAGCAGGCGGCACACAGTCGACTTGCCCACATCGGTGGGGCCCACCACCATGACACGGGGCCCCCGCTCGTCCTCGCGCTCTGCCTGCCTCCGCATCTGCTCCAGGGCCGTGTGAGTGTTGAGGTAGAGCAGCATGGGCGTATCCTTGGAGACGTATGCCACCTCGGTGCGCCCACtgagctgcacagtgcagccGTGCCAGGTGAAGACGGCCACCTTTGCACCAGCGTCAAAGGTGAACTTCTTGTTGCGGGTCAGCTCGGTGCCAAACACCTCAGCCATGCCGGTGAGCAGCTCCATCTGCACCGTCTGCGAGGCCTCCACTTCGAAACGCAGCTCTGTCTCCCGCTCCAGCTCGAACTTCGCCACCTGCTTCTTCTCATCACCGCCATCGTCCGCCATCGCGGGCCCGGCCCGATCCTACCGCGAACCGCGGTAGGGCTGTACCCTGAGCCCGGGGCCTGGCAACCGTCAGTACCTGACAGCGCCTACAGCTGTTCCGCGAGCCTACCGGGACTCTGGCAGGGCTGTCGCGTTTCCGTTACGTCACGGAGCGCGACGGAAGTAACGTCAGGCAAACGCCGGAGGTGAGGTCAGAGCGCGGCCCGCACGCCCGCTCCATCAGCGGGAGCGCGTGGGGCGTTGCCGTGGCAGCCGCGCGGGGCCTGCTGGGAGATGCAGTCGGGGCCTGCTGCGGCGTGCCGCTCCCCGTGCTTCCCGGTGTTCGTCCGCGTCTCATCTGCACAGCACCTACTGGGGCACCGTGGCCATGGCCTCTCCCCCTTTCACTGCCCCCGGCCCCGCT is a genomic window containing:
- the CLP1 gene encoding polyribonucleotide 5'-hydroxyl-kinase Clp1, translated to MADDGGDEKKQVAKFELERETELRFEVEASQTVQMELLTGMAEVFGTELTRNKKFTFDAGAKVAVFTWHGCTVQLSGRTEVAYVSKDTPMLLYLNTHTALEQMRRQAEREDERGPRVMVVGPTDVGKSTVCRLLLNYAVRLGRRPTFVELDVGQGSVSIPGTMGALYIERPADVEEGFSLQAPLVYHFGSTTPGTNIKLYNKITSRLADVFNQRCEVNRRASVSGCVINTCGWVKGSGYQALVHAASAFEVDVVVVLDQERLYNELKRDLPHFVRTVLLPKSGGVVERSKDFRRECRDDRIREYFYGFRGCFYPHAFDVKFSDVKIYKVGAPTIPDSCLPLGMSQEDNQLKLVPVTPGRDMVHHLLSVSMADSPDDNISETSVAGFIVVTGVDLERQVFTVLSPAPRPLPKNFLLIMDIRFMDLK